A single Pseudanabaenaceae cyanobacterium SKYG29 DNA region contains:
- a CDS encoding DUF3172 domain-containing protein gives MARRRSSTFAASPPRDDTSLKIAIAGAIFVLGIGVGLAISTLNPTVRTVDVTRLEYLAGQFCTNFGYAAVVTTNRIYVTLNPYNVYVSQSDSQPGCVVLPNNWNQLQQRQLITGEDIQRCRARLNTFGYSGNIEDPKSVKVDCIYESQNAQAAFLPQNTQNNQPAQ, from the coding sequence ATGGCAAGGAGACGGTCTTCGACGTTTGCGGCTAGTCCCCCCAGGGATGATACCAGCCTGAAAATTGCCATTGCGGGGGCGATATTCGTTTTGGGCATTGGGGTAGGTCTAGCCATCAGTACCCTTAATCCCACAGTGCGCACAGTAGATGTGACTAGGCTGGAGTATTTGGCGGGGCAGTTCTGTACGAATTTTGGCTATGCTGCGGTGGTCACCACTAATCGCATCTATGTCACCCTCAATCCCTACAATGTCTATGTGAGTCAGTCAGATTCCCAGCCTGGGTGTGTGGTTCTACCCAATAACTGGAATCAGTTACAACAAAGGCAGTTAATTACGGGGGAAGATATTCAGCGCTGCCGTGCCCGTCTCAATACCTTTGGCTATTCTGGTAATATAGAAGACCCTAAGAGTGTCAAGGTAGACTGTATCTACGAAAGTCAGAACGCCCAGGCTGCTTTTCTGCCACAGAATACGCAAAACAATCAACCTGCCCAATGA
- the ugpC gene encoding sn-glycerol-3-phosphate ABC transporter ATP-binding protein UgpC, which yields MAGVRLAGITKEWQPLGKTQEIGYRLGTIDLQIGDGELCTLVGPSGCGKSTILRLIAGLETPTTGEIYIGEKKVNDLPPRDRDVAMVFQNYALYPHMTVAENLSFGLRMRGVDKSVIRERVQSVAKALGLENLLQRKPSQLSGGQQQRVALGRAIVRQPQVFLLDEPLSNLDAQLRDTTRAELKLLHRQLQTTMIYVTHDQVEAMTLADRMVVLYQGQIQQIGTPQEIYQQPANRMVATFIGNPPMNILPGVVVPEGIKIGGQVLPIDTTVPVGQPIEVGIRPEDLRFQPQGELGLAVAIKLTELLGAETLVHADITGCPQGEVLMKVANQPLGEKVYFDRDRLYFFAPTTGERLG from the coding sequence ATGGCAGGGGTTCGCTTGGCAGGTATCACTAAGGAATGGCAGCCCTTGGGTAAGACGCAGGAAATAGGGTACAGGTTAGGCACGATCGATTTACAGATAGGGGACGGGGAGCTGTGTACTTTGGTCGGTCCGTCTGGCTGTGGCAAGAGTACAATTTTGCGTTTGATTGCAGGGCTAGAGACACCAACGACGGGGGAGATTTACATAGGGGAAAAAAAAGTAAATGACCTGCCCCCTAGAGATAGGGATGTGGCAATGGTATTTCAGAATTATGCCCTCTATCCCCACATGACAGTAGCAGAAAACTTGAGCTTTGGTCTGCGGATGCGGGGGGTAGATAAAAGTGTGATTAGGGAACGGGTACAGTCTGTGGCTAAGGCTTTGGGGTTGGAAAACCTGCTGCAACGCAAACCCAGTCAGCTCTCCGGCGGACAGCAACAGCGGGTGGCACTGGGCAGAGCGATCGTGCGGCAACCCCAGGTGTTTCTTCTGGATGAACCGCTCTCTAACTTGGATGCCCAACTGCGGGATACCACTAGGGCAGAACTAAAGCTCCTGCACCGCCAACTGCAAACCACCATGATTTACGTCACCCACGACCAAGTGGAGGCAATGACCCTAGCCGATCGGATGGTAGTTTTGTACCAGGGGCAGATTCAGCAAATTGGGACACCGCAGGAGATTTATCAGCAGCCCGCTAACCGCATGGTGGCGACATTTATTGGCAATCCGCCCATGAATATCCTGCCGGGCGTGGTAGTACCAGAGGGAATCAAAATTGGCGGACAGGTTCTACCGATCGACACGACCGTACCGGTGGGGCAACCGATCGAAGTGGGCATTCGCCCCGAAGATTTGCGCTTTCAGCCGCAGGGGGAGTTAGGGCTGGCGGTAGCAATTAAGTTGACGGAGTTGCTGGGAGCAGAAACGTTAGTACACGCTGACATCACAGGTTGTCCCCAGGGAGAAGTGCTCATGAAAGTGGCAAACCAACCCCTAGGGGAGAAAGTATACTTTGACCGCGATCGTTTATACTTCTTTGCACCAACGACGGGGGAACGCTTGGGCTAA
- a CDS encoding EAL domain-containing protein, producing the protein MSKFSPAKILIVDDMPDNVRLLTNILSRKGFELIAAYSAQMALQLLQSVLPDLILLDVNMPGMSGYELCETLKLDDRLKSIPIIFISALNDIQDVVHGFSLGAVDYITKPFQIEEVIARVNTHISLYRLQRQLLVENQTLQTKIQERFNIDRDLYNDLCQAIPNQELEIYYQPIVSIADNKISGFEALLRWQHPTRGKVSPGEFIPIAEQTGLINNMGAWVAQRSMLQLSRWHSAYPQLMVSINVAGSQLLDPQFINVIENGLSITGVSPSQIKLEITESDIITDVDRAINQLQQLRELGVKVCLDDFGIGYSSLSRVQEFPIDVIKIDRTFIKQKNWVIANIIQLLADSLGVEVIAEGIETVEQLTKVRGIGCDYGQGFLFSPPLPVKEATDLLAQVFLPG; encoded by the coding sequence ATGAGTAAATTCTCCCCTGCTAAGATTTTGATAGTGGACGATATGCCCGACAATGTTCGGCTGCTCACTAATATTCTCAGTCGCAAAGGCTTTGAGTTAATTGCCGCCTATAGCGCCCAGATGGCATTACAGTTGCTGCAGTCTGTTCTGCCTGATTTAATTCTCCTGGATGTCAATATGCCAGGCATGAGTGGCTATGAACTCTGCGAGACTTTGAAATTGGATGACAGACTGAAAAGTATCCCCATTATTTTTATCAGTGCTCTCAACGATATTCAAGATGTGGTGCATGGCTTTAGCTTAGGGGCAGTGGACTATATTACAAAACCTTTTCAAATCGAAGAGGTAATTGCCAGGGTTAACACTCACATTTCTCTGTACAGGTTACAACGACAACTTCTCGTAGAAAACCAAACCCTGCAAACCAAAATTCAGGAACGGTTTAATATCGATCGTGATTTATATAATGATCTCTGCCAAGCCATTCCTAACCAAGAACTGGAGATTTACTATCAACCGATCGTGTCTATTGCTGATAACAAGATTAGTGGGTTTGAAGCCCTATTGCGCTGGCAACATCCGACTAGAGGCAAGGTCTCCCCTGGGGAATTTATTCCGATTGCGGAACAAACAGGCTTGATTAACAACATGGGTGCTTGGGTCGCCCAACGATCGATGTTACAACTTAGCCGCTGGCACAGTGCCTATCCCCAATTGATGGTGAGTATAAATGTGGCAGGGAGCCAACTCCTTGATCCCCAGTTTATCAATGTGATTGAGAATGGGTTGAGTATTACAGGTGTTTCACCGAGTCAGATTAAGCTAGAAATTACGGAAAGTGATATTATTACGGACGTTGATCGGGCAATTAACCAGCTGCAGCAACTACGAGAATTAGGAGTAAAAGTCTGCCTCGATGACTTTGGCATTGGTTACTCTTCTCTCAGTCGCGTGCAGGAATTTCCTATTGATGTCATTAAAATCGATCGGACATTTATTAAACAGAAAAATTGGGTTATTGCTAACATCATTCAGCTCCTTGCTGATAGTCTAGGGGTAGAAGTGATTGCAGAGGGAATAGAAACAGTAGAACAGTTAACCAAAGTAAGAGGAATCGGTTGCGATTATGGGCAGGGTTTTTTGTTTTCTCCGCCCTTACCTGTCAAAGAAGCTACTGACCTATTAGCCCAAGTTTTTTTGCCGGGATAG
- a CDS encoding cell division protein SepF, translated as MSIFNKLRSFVGLSEDQEYDYEYEETGSREYTPPAEEPARPAPEPEDFSTRRRERPFRSEVGSNVIGMPGASNVVSQVVLMEPRSFEEMPAAIQALRERKSVVLNLTMMEPDQAQRAVDFVAGGTYAIDGHQERIGDSIFLFAPSCVQVTTMGGNLSEPPLPQVKIPSRPAMSSPAWSAEPSVNRFAQQ; from the coding sequence ATGAGTATCTTCAATAAACTGCGCAGTTTCGTGGGATTGTCTGAAGACCAGGAATACGACTACGAGTACGAGGAGACAGGCAGTAGGGAGTATACCCCGCCGGCAGAAGAACCTGCTCGCCCTGCTCCTGAGCCAGAAGATTTTTCCACGCGGCGGCGGGAGCGTCCTTTTCGCAGTGAAGTGGGTAGTAATGTGATCGGCATGCCCGGTGCGAGCAATGTTGTATCCCAGGTGGTGTTGATGGAGCCACGGAGCTTTGAGGAAATGCCTGCTGCCATTCAAGCGCTGCGGGAACGTAAGTCGGTGGTCTTAAATCTAACCATGATGGAACCTGACCAGGCGCAGCGGGCAGTGGATTTCGTCGCAGGCGGCACCTATGCTATCGACGGACACCAAGAACGCATTGGCGACAGTATCTTTCTGTTTGCCCCCTCCTGTGTGCAGGTAACCACTATGGGGGGTAACTTGAGTGAGCCACCTCTGCCACAGGTGAAAATTCCCTCCCGTCCTGCCATGTCTTCCCCCGCTTGGTCGGCAGAGCCTTCGGTGAATCGCTTTGCGCAACAGTAA
- the dprA gene encoding DNA-processing protein DprA translates to MEAAYWYAWSQMRGIGPVLLKRIFEYFGSLERAWYSGEQELWQVEGLGKITIASILEQRSLLDPLPLWQKHLQQNPQVWTPVDPHYPQLLWQIPDPPPILYYKGTLQTWSESYTIAIVGTRSPTSYGLRWTEKISTALAERGFVIVSGLAEGIDSCAQRACLKAGGKTIAVVGTGVDRVYPSRHQQLYEQILAQGLVLSEYPQGTPPDRSHFPKRNRIIAGLCRGVIVMEAPEGSGALITAYQANEYQREVFVLPGNLDTKQARGCLQLLQRGAQIILGVDELLAVLGELPLLDPPADASQLPIPEAYRRVVDLIPYSEAISFDRLIALSGLQSGELASQLLELEILGIVIQHPGMRYQRT, encoded by the coding sequence ATGGAAGCTGCCTATTGGTATGCTTGGTCACAAATGCGGGGGATTGGTCCCGTTTTACTGAAGCGGATTTTTGAATATTTCGGCAGTCTGGAGCGGGCATGGTACAGCGGGGAGCAGGAACTGTGGCAGGTGGAGGGTTTGGGTAAAATTACCATTGCCAGTATTCTAGAACAGCGCTCCCTCCTCGATCCCCTCCCCCTTTGGCAAAAGCATTTGCAGCAAAACCCCCAGGTTTGGACTCCGGTTGACCCCCACTATCCCCAACTACTGTGGCAAATTCCTGACCCACCACCAATTCTTTACTACAAAGGGACTCTGCAAACTTGGTCGGAAAGTTACACGATCGCTATTGTCGGTACCCGCAGCCCCACCAGCTATGGATTACGCTGGACAGAAAAAATTAGCACTGCCCTGGCGGAACGGGGATTTGTGATCGTCTCAGGGTTAGCGGAGGGGATCGATAGCTGCGCCCAACGAGCTTGCCTCAAGGCCGGGGGAAAAACGATCGCTGTGGTCGGTACAGGGGTCGATCGGGTCTATCCCAGTCGTCATCAACAACTCTACGAGCAAATTTTGGCGCAAGGTCTAGTTTTAAGTGAGTATCCCCAGGGGACACCCCCCGATCGGAGTCACTTTCCCAAACGCAATCGGATTATTGCCGGGCTATGCCGCGGTGTAATTGTTATGGAAGCCCCAGAGGGGTCAGGGGCATTGATTACTGCCTACCAAGCCAATGAATATCAGCGGGAGGTATTTGTTCTGCCTGGCAATCTGGACACAAAACAGGCGCGGGGTTGTTTACAGTTGTTGCAGAGAGGGGCGCAAATTATTTTGGGAGTAGATGAACTCCTAGCAGTTTTGGGGGAATTACCCCTCCTCGACCCTCCAGCGGATGCCAGCCAGCTGCCAATTCCAGAAGCCTACCGCCGTGTGGTAGACCTCATCCCCTACAGTGAAGCGATTAGTTTCGATCGGTTAATTGCCCTGTCGGGCTTACAGTCAGGAGAACTGGCTAGCCAATTGTTAGAGCTAGAAATCCTAGGCATTGTCATACAACACCCAGGCATGCGTTACCAAAGAACCTAG
- a CDS encoding response regulator transcription factor, protein MNKLKILLVEDDTESGEALMEALRDQGYSVEIAADGEEGWEKCTQEKFDLLLLDIMLPKLDGISLCRRLRHKGYTMPVIMLTARKTITDKVLGLDAGADDYMTKPIDLLELFARLRVWERRIFEFTPPPVVQVPAEKPAATIMKWGRLKLNTTTREVTYQQKQVPITRKEFEVLELLIASGRNILTRNAILERLWDQDDPPTEYAVKAHILSIRNKLMSVGAPPDFIETVRGIGYRLRPYTGIN, encoded by the coding sequence ATGAATAAATTAAAGATTCTGCTGGTGGAAGACGATACGGAGTCGGGAGAAGCCCTGATGGAAGCCCTGCGAGATCAGGGATACAGTGTGGAGATAGCAGCAGATGGGGAAGAGGGTTGGGAGAAGTGTACGCAGGAAAAGTTTGACCTTTTGTTGTTGGATATTATGTTGCCCAAGCTGGATGGAATTAGTCTGTGCCGTCGTCTGCGCCACAAGGGCTATACTATGCCAGTCATTATGCTCACTGCCCGTAAAACTATTACCGACAAGGTTCTCGGTCTGGATGCAGGGGCAGATGATTACATGACCAAACCGATCGATTTACTGGAGTTGTTTGCGCGGTTGAGAGTATGGGAGCGGCGCATTTTTGAGTTTACTCCCCCCCCTGTAGTGCAGGTACCAGCGGAAAAGCCGGCAGCGACAATTATGAAGTGGGGGCGCTTAAAATTAAACACCACAACCAGGGAAGTGACTTATCAACAAAAGCAAGTGCCAATTACGCGTAAAGAGTTTGAAGTGCTAGAACTGCTGATTGCTAGTGGCAGAAATATCCTCACCCGTAATGCTATTTTGGAAAGACTATGGGATCAAGATGACCCACCCACAGAATATGCGGTGAAAGCTCACATTCTCTCTATTAGAAATAAACTGATGTCGGTAGGTGCCCCGCCGGATTTCATCGAAACAGTAAGGGGGATTGGTTACCGCCTACGACCCTATACAGGGATTAACTAA
- a CDS encoding PQQ-dependent sugar dehydrogenase — MAYLAPLLLLTLLATAQPRIIKNSQDLPQITTVQVTPIVSGLAHPWGMVWLPDGSALITERPGRVRHWQDGRLRLVEGVPPMFAAGQGGLLDIALHPDFPQSSLVYFTYAQGNSSANQTTVARAQFDGKHLRNWQVIWRAQPSKSGTQHFGARLLWLPDRTLLVTVGDGGNPPNSLGGKLIREQAQNRRSHLGKIVRMTADGKVPPDNPFVNDPNSDGFLWTIGHRNIQGLALDPQTREIWAAEHGARGGDELNRLRAGQNYGWPVVSRTREYSTGAPIGKPSAPGMVDPVVVWEEAIAPSGLAVYRGDKFPQWRGNLLVGGLVSQQVQVLNQKGEVIGAIPIGRRVRYVGQGKDGFVYVLTDEPNGQLLRLEP; from the coding sequence ATGGCGTACCTGGCTCCCTTGCTTCTGTTAACTTTGCTGGCTACGGCTCAACCCAGAATCATCAAAAATAGTCAGGATTTGCCGCAGATAACTACTGTGCAGGTAACTCCGATCGTATCTGGCTTAGCACACCCCTGGGGTATGGTCTGGTTACCCGACGGCAGTGCGTTAATTACGGAAAGACCAGGCAGAGTCAGGCATTGGCAGGATGGTAGGTTGCGTCTGGTAGAGGGAGTTCCTCCTATGTTTGCCGCTGGTCAAGGGGGTTTACTAGACATTGCTCTCCATCCCGATTTCCCCCAAAGTTCCCTTGTATACTTTACCTACGCCCAAGGGAATAGCAGTGCCAATCAGACAACGGTGGCAAGGGCGCAGTTTGACGGCAAGCATCTCCGCAACTGGCAGGTAATTTGGCGGGCGCAGCCTAGTAAGTCAGGGACTCAGCACTTTGGTGCACGGTTATTGTGGTTACCCGATCGCACCTTACTTGTTACTGTGGGTGATGGCGGCAATCCCCCCAATAGTCTGGGGGGCAAGTTGATTCGGGAGCAGGCGCAAAACCGACGGAGCCACCTGGGCAAAATTGTCCGTATGACTGCTGACGGCAAGGTACCCCCTGATAACCCCTTCGTCAACGACCCTAATAGTGATGGTTTCCTATGGACGATCGGGCATCGCAACATTCAGGGATTAGCCCTGGACCCCCAAACTAGAGAAATATGGGCAGCGGAGCATGGTGCACGGGGGGGTGATGAACTAAATCGTCTGCGGGCAGGCCAAAATTATGGCTGGCCTGTGGTATCGCGGACAAGGGAATATAGTACGGGCGCACCGATCGGTAAACCCTCTGCCCCTGGTATGGTTGACCCTGTGGTGGTGTGGGAGGAGGCGATTGCTCCCTCTGGTTTAGCAGTGTATCGGGGAGACAAGTTTCCCCAATGGCGGGGCAATTTATTAGTGGGGGGATTAGTATCTCAGCAAGTGCAAGTCCTCAACCAGAAAGGAGAGGTGATTGGGGCAATTCCGATTGGTAGGCGGGTTCGGTATGTAGGACAGGGTAAAGATGGTTTTGTGTATGTCTTAACAGATGAGCCGAACGGACAATTGCTACGCTTAGAGCCATGA
- the proC gene encoding pyrroline-5-carboxylate reductase: MRNSKFALGIVGVGVMGEAILSRLLSTGTYAPGEVVASHPRSERCTYLESHYGVRVVNRNSDIPPCEILLLAVKPQKFTTIASELASIITDLVLSVMAGVSLSSLGRVFPQLPIVRAMPNTPAQVGAGMTAFACNDLVTAPQKERVKFTLQAVGEVVEVPEEWLNAVTGLAGSGPGYLAVVLEALIDGGVLMGLPRALAQTLAIQTMLGTAQYLKAKHIDPADLKSQVTSPGGTTIAGIYALEYHRLRLALMAAVEAASRRAAELDYSP; this comes from the coding sequence TTGCGCAACAGTAAATTTGCCCTCGGCATTGTGGGTGTGGGGGTGATGGGGGAAGCTATCCTCTCCCGTCTTCTCTCCACGGGTACCTATGCCCCAGGGGAGGTGGTGGCTAGTCATCCCCGATCGGAGCGGTGTACTTATCTGGAGTCTCATTACGGTGTGAGAGTGGTAAACCGTAACTCAGATATACCGCCCTGTGAAATTCTCTTGCTGGCTGTAAAGCCCCAAAAATTTACCACGATCGCTTCGGAGTTAGCCTCTATCATCACTGACCTGGTGCTATCTGTCATGGCGGGCGTTAGTTTGAGCAGTTTGGGCAGAGTGTTTCCCCAGTTACCGATCGTGCGGGCCATGCCCAATACCCCTGCTCAGGTGGGGGCAGGAATGACTGCCTTTGCCTGTAATGATCTGGTGACAGCCCCCCAGAAGGAAAGGGTGAAATTTACGTTGCAAGCAGTGGGGGAGGTAGTGGAAGTGCCGGAGGAGTGGCTAAATGCTGTCACAGGGTTGGCGGGATCGGGTCCTGGTTATTTGGCAGTGGTGTTAGAAGCTCTGATTGATGGGGGAGTGTTGATGGGTTTACCCCGTGCCCTGGCACAGACCTTAGCGATACAGACTATGTTGGGAACAGCCCAGTACCTTAAAGCCAAGCATATTGACCCTGCTGACTTGAAAAGTCAGGTTACTAGCCCCGGGGGAACAACTATTGCAGGGATTTACGCGCTGGAGTACCATAGGTTAAGGTTGGCATTGATGGCGGCAGTGGAAGCAGCTAGCAGGCGAGCAGCAGAACTAGACTATAGTCCATGA
- a CDS encoding glucokinase has protein sequence MSYLLVGDIGGTKGLLRLIDQNGQPLYTNRYEMRNFPHLEAVIEQFLTDVKVNLQITEKPQMICLGIAGSIVGDECRMVNLGWVIDRRAVSRHLEIERVVFINDFTAVGYGVLGLDKQDLLTLQNVTPVVGAPIGVIGAGTGLGEGFLIKQGEGYQVYPTEGGHTEFAPRSLLEIELLKYLQQKFGRVSVERVVSGQGITNIYAFLHQYYRAEHSNIYQAVIDSHPDAPALIAQAARNKTDSIAAETIAIFLDCYAREVGDFALKLLAYGGIYIAGGILPKLLNLCLVDQGKFLATIKDKGRVSHLLDHIPFHIVLHPEVGLIGAGILAITLTKSN, from the coding sequence ATGAGTTATTTGCTCGTGGGAGACATTGGTGGCACAAAAGGGCTGCTGCGTTTAATCGATCAGAATGGTCAACCTCTCTACACAAATCGCTATGAAATGAGGAATTTTCCCCACCTAGAAGCAGTGATCGAGCAATTTTTGACTGATGTCAAGGTTAATTTACAGATTACAGAAAAACCCCAGATGATTTGTTTAGGAATTGCAGGTAGTATTGTTGGGGATGAGTGCCGCATGGTCAATTTAGGTTGGGTGATCGATCGACGAGCCGTGAGTCGCCATCTGGAAATTGAGCGAGTAGTGTTTATTAATGATTTTACAGCCGTGGGCTATGGTGTTTTAGGGTTAGATAAACAAGACTTACTGACACTCCAGAATGTTACCCCTGTAGTAGGGGCACCGATCGGTGTTATTGGTGCTGGAACTGGTTTAGGGGAAGGTTTTTTGATTAAGCAAGGAGAGGGATACCAGGTTTATCCGACAGAAGGTGGTCATACCGAATTTGCTCCCCGATCGTTGCTCGAAATAGAGCTATTGAAATATTTGCAGCAAAAATTTGGGCGTGTTTCTGTAGAACGAGTGGTATCAGGTCAAGGTATAACCAATATCTATGCATTTCTCCATCAATATTACCGGGCAGAACACAGCAATATTTATCAAGCCGTCATTGACAGTCATCCTGATGCACCCGCTTTAATTGCTCAAGCTGCTAGGAATAAAACTGATAGCATCGCAGCAGAAACGATCGCTATATTTTTAGACTGCTATGCCCGAGAAGTGGGGGATTTTGCTTTGAAGTTACTTGCCTATGGCGGGATTTACATCGCTGGGGGAATTTTACCCAAGCTATTAAACTTATGTCTAGTTGACCAAGGTAAGTTTTTAGCAACTATCAAGGACAAAGGCAGGGTGAGCCACCTACTCGATCATATTCCTTTCCACATTGTCCTACATCCAGAGGTGGGGTTAATTGGTGCAGGCATACTAGCGATAACTCTGACAAAGAGCAATTAG
- the ruvA gene encoding Holliday junction branch migration protein RuvA, with amino-acid sequence MIALIRGRVVSIEIDRKPVSNILCLEVGGLGYDVRITGRHASSLVINEVVEVFTHLQVREEELCLFGFPTKAERDLFRKLIQVTGVGTQMALALLHTLGLTDLVKAIITSNIRVLCLAPGIGTKTAERLALELRTKLADYRSGVVVPLPTPWQEEIEMTLLALGYTHDEVTRAMQAVATMPHLRQTEQWEDWLRAAIEWLTLQEKKL; translated from the coding sequence ATGATTGCTCTCATCCGTGGTCGGGTAGTGAGTATAGAAATCGATCGCAAACCTGTAAGCAATATTTTGTGTTTGGAGGTAGGAGGCTTAGGCTACGATGTGCGTATTACTGGTCGCCACGCTAGTTCTTTAGTAATTAATGAAGTAGTAGAAGTATTTACCCATCTGCAAGTGCGAGAGGAAGAATTATGCTTGTTTGGCTTTCCCACTAAGGCAGAGAGGGATTTATTTCGCAAACTAATTCAGGTAACGGGAGTCGGTACACAAATGGCACTAGCCCTGTTGCACACTTTAGGTTTGACTGATTTGGTGAAAGCAATTATTACCTCTAACATCCGGGTTTTATGCTTAGCGCCAGGAATAGGCACAAAAACGGCAGAGAGATTAGCCTTAGAATTGCGCACTAAACTGGCAGATTATCGATCGGGAGTTGTAGTACCTCTCCCCACACCTTGGCAAGAGGAAATAGAAATGACTTTGCTAGCCCTAGGCTACACCCATGACGAGGTCACAAGAGCTATGCAAGCGGTAGCAACTATGCCCCATTTAAGGCAGACAGAGCAGTGGGAAGATTGGCTCAGAGCAGCGATCGAGTGGTTAACATTACAGGAGAAAAAGCTATGA
- the queC gene encoding 7-cyano-7-deazaguanine synthase QueC, translating to MKTAVVLLSGGLDSSTVLAQALADGYTPIALSIFYGQKHQRELEAAKAIVAHFHIQEHYILAIDLSQWGGSALTSPDIPVPTTGVNPAIIPPTYVPGRNTVFIAVALSLAEAKGAEAVYLGINAVDYSGYPDCRPEYLQAFQHLVSLSCKVGIAGNPPRLVAPLIHDRKVDIVKKALALGVPIELTWSCYQGGEKPCGVCDACRIRQQALIEAGRPDLV from the coding sequence ATGAAGACAGCGGTCGTATTGCTCTCAGGGGGATTAGATTCCTCAACGGTGCTTGCCCAGGCACTGGCAGACGGCTATACTCCCATTGCTCTTTCCATTTTCTATGGACAAAAACACCAGCGGGAACTAGAGGCGGCGAAAGCGATCGTTGCCCACTTTCATATCCAGGAGCATTACATCCTAGCAATCGACCTATCCCAATGGGGTGGCTCTGCCCTCACCAGTCCTGATATTCCTGTGCCTACAACAGGCGTTAATCCTGCTATTATTCCCCCCACCTACGTCCCCGGCAGGAATACGGTTTTTATCGCTGTAGCTTTATCCTTAGCGGAAGCCAAAGGAGCAGAGGCGGTCTACTTGGGGATCAATGCTGTGGATTATTCTGGCTACCCTGACTGTCGTCCTGAATATTTGCAGGCATTTCAGCATTTGGTCAGCCTCTCTTGCAAAGTGGGCATTGCGGGAAATCCACCCCGTCTAGTGGCACCGCTAATTCATGACCGCAAAGTGGATATTGTTAAAAAAGCACTAGCACTAGGAGTACCGATCGAGTTAACCTGGTCGTGCTACCAAGGGGGAGAGAAGCCCTGCGGTGTCTGCGATGCCTGTCGTATTCGCCAGCAAGCCCTGATAGAAGCAGGTAGGCCTGATTTGGTCTAG